TGGACTTGGTTCAACCATGACCATCActggaggaggggtggagtcACATCTCTGTGGGCGGAGCAAACTGTTAGATTataataaaaaccctgaatAAATAGAAACGTGACATGATCTGAGAGGGACCAaactaccaaaataaaagccctttCAGAAGGAGTTTCATCAGTGACAAGTGGTCGACTCAGTGATCGAGtttaactttctaagaagaaaggcttttgtagaagagctcagagctaaatgaaatgaccagttggaagcttagtggtggagacgttgacgtcatgtgaccgtggtgtagttggtttatagccaAATAACATTAGCTTCTatacttctggagattggatttaggcttcaaacatcagaacagtggtgttcatctgtgaagattatctgatcaactaaacctgaaggatcagaaactttagttggtcacaatttattttctggaataatccaaaacactatgaaaaaatcccattggctttttgtggagggaaccaggctgatggctaacttcaggactggatcatcactgtgggactcTGTATAATCAACACATATGATGAcaaatatcaataaaaacaatcatcacagaaacaacaacaacttgaCCATTGAGATTAATCAAACGGTTTTGTCTTCTTCACTTTCATTAagacacaaactgaaaactacACTCAGTTTTCTGATCAGGCTGAATCTGTAGAGGAAATCATTTATGGAACCAACAGAAAGTCATTCATAACAATGCACATACAAACTGAGTCAGACTGGGAGCAGTCGACAGAATCTGAACCTCTTCATGTTTTAATGAACATGAGGGTAAATCACACCTGTTTCCATGCCAACACATCAATGACGAAGATGTGGAAGTTAAGAACGCACTAATGAGACGAAGATTTCACAAAATGATGACAGGTTTAACGGTAGCAGAGAGGTTACCATGGTTACCGGGACAAATGGAGACAGGTGACGGTCCTCACTGAGGAAGGTGTAAAGagtcagctctgtgtgtgtgtgtgtgtgtgttacctggctCAGCTCGATGCTCTCAGGTGTGAGACCTTTAGGACCTCTGACACCGTTCAGAGTGGGCGGAGCCTCCCAGCTCGCCGCCTTCCTGCAGATCAGactgaacacagagcagaggagttAACACAGTTCACTGAGTtgaaaactaaacacacatttaaaacactttgaactgtagtttctgttctgtcaaaatctgtgtttttatttctgaacaTTTGATGagtttgactgaaaataaaacagaaaaacacatgttcataataaatctgattattattatggaCAAACTCCATATTCATAAATTAAATTTACAGGTAACAAACcaggttttattgtttttagtgAAGAGTTGAAGCAACATGTTCTATCAATTAGTCTTTGAAACAAAAGcttttaaacatgtttgtcCTGATTTATCTTTACACAGATCTTTACTCTCCGACGCCCCcttgtgtttaaaatgttttcctttattttcataTGAACATCACTGAGCTGTTGGTGAACCACTGATTACTGTTctgttaaaaaaattaaaattaaaataaagttttattgaaaaaaacacagaacagagtgaggaagaggaggactaATGATGAATGTCTTACCTGTATCCCAGcaggatgaagagcagaggatgatgatgatgatgatgatgatgatggtggtgatgaagGTCTTACCTGCGTCGGTATCCCAGCAGGATGAAGAGCAGGCAGCAGAGGATGCAGGCGAGGCCACTGTGAACACCGATCAGCAGAGTTGATGTCGAGCCGTTGGATTGGTCACAGTTACAGCTTGGACCTGAGAGAGACAAGACCACATCAGACTGGGTCCACTGGTCTCAGTGGAGggatcagaggtcagaggtcaggggaTGGGGCTCCTACCCGGTGCGGTGTTTCCTCCCTCAGCCAAAGACACCAGGCGGCGGTTGGACGGACTGTCTCCGTTCCCATTAAACGCCACGAGCTGGATCTCATAAACCGCTGCTGGTTCTACAGGAGGAGAcaactgttagcttagcttagcataaagcctgtGAGCAGGGGGAAACtcttagcctagcttagcacaaagtgTTAGCCTAGCTGTCCCTTTAAGTGGACTGACCCAGGTGGGAGATGGTGTGGGTGTTGATGTGTCCTGGGAAGGTCTCCTGCCCATGGACGTCTGGGTTGGAAACCCCGCGGTACTCCAGTCTGAAGCCCTCCAGCCTCCCTGGTttactgggcagctcccagtaCACCTGCATGGCCGTCTGGTTCAGGACCTTAGTGAAGAAACTGGGAGAACTGGGAACTGTGGGACAGAGATGGAGACCGGCTGTGGTCACATGGTTGAACTTTATAGTAACGTATAACTACATGAACACAACTTTGATTTTGGGCCATCAAAGAGTTTAAGGTGGATGTAATCAAAGAATTTAAGGTGGATGTAATCAAAGAGTTTAAGGTGGACTTGTAGAGGCCATACCTCCGCCCAGCGTGGTGGCGGTAATAGTGTTGGACTGCTGGCTGCCTCCCAAAGCAGAGTACGCCTTCAGGTAGATGGAGTAGGTGATGGCAGCTTCCAGGTTGTTGAACTCATGTCTGAAGGTGGTTTTACTGACGGcttcctgcagctctgcactgTCCGGctctgaggacacacagaggtcaaaggttacaggtcagaggttaaaggaAAAGGTCTAGGACAGAACATAATCTTAttctgatctgaggtctgatCTGAGGTTTGCTCTCACCGCCCAGCCGTCGTATGTGCAGCACATATCCGATTATCTGCTGGCTGACTCTCTCCGTCGGCTGATCCCAGGTCAGCTGCAGGCTGTTGGAGCTCAGGGCCGTGGCCTGGAGCCCAGCGGGGGCTTCGGGCAGCTCGGGCCCCTGGCTGATGGCGAGGCGGGCGCTGGCCTGGTTGGTGCCGGCGCTGTTCTCGGCGATGCACTGGTAGATGGCCTCGTCCTCGGGCGTGATGCGGGTAATGGCGAGCGTCCTGtggggtgagacagagagacgtTAGTTCCTCCCCCGGCCTCCCTCCGGTCAGCCGTGAGACTCAGGGTCTTACGTGTTTCCGTTGGTGAGCTTGACGTTGCCACTCGGCGTCAGCAGTTTGCCGTTCTTCAGCCAGATGAGGTGAGGATCAGGGACGCCGGACGCCGTGCAGCTGAAGACAgcactgccacctgctggtctgGAGACGGACTGAGGCCACTGCACGAACTCTGGAGGagctgaacacagacacagaggatcAGTACACCTGAGGATCAGTACACCTGAGGATCAGCTGCAGACACGTTGTTCATGTAGTACTAttctgattattgattatttgcGAATATTTGTTAAGGTGTCAGAGTAAAAGTCGAAGTAAAACTAAGTTCAAATACTTTctatacttttattttatattattattttttaaagttgaaCTTTTGTATTTTGTCGCATGAAATGTGTGCAGttactgcagctgtcagatacATGTACTCGAGTACAGCAGTACATTTGTTCTGTAGTATGAGTGTGAGTCCAACAGGgggcagcagaggctgagaccCTGACCCTCAGTGACTGAATCTgattaaaactttattgataACAGAGAGACTGATGTCATCACAGCCGATCTGAAAACacctgttttaatttttgtttttcagctgatCGATCCACTCTGATcaataaactgaatttaaacctttaacacacaaacactgtttaaaCAACATGAGCTTTCACAAACAGGATTTAAACTGATGCAGATTCATGAATTATTAAACTCCTGAcatgagttttattttgattttattttgattatttttcctAATATTCAGTCCAGataattttctctttcatttgtgaaattgttttaatacaaataaagtttattattaattaactcgttattttttttacatttgatactaaagaacatgttttctgtttctttcagtttttatataaagttaataaacaacagaactgaagtgtttgtgtgctgatgtttgacttatttatgtttattcttcatgtttatatttgtttatatgtgttaaTGTTTATTCTTCATGTCTCTAAGTTTAAACACTTcatattatttctgttttcttcttcttcgaGCTGAAACTCGTGTGAACGTGAACTTCAACTCGTCTTTGTGCTTGAACTccactttgacctctgacccccccccccatcagacagacaggtgctGTCTCGCCTCCGCCTGGTCCGTCTCCACGGAAACAGAgagaccacagacacacatgtgtctccatcacctcctctgacCTCCTGAAGCCCCGCCCCCTGCTCCTCTGTATGTTAGagggaggggtcagaggtcgggggcgggggggagggggtgggggggggcggTGTGAATGGGATCCATTTATCATGGGGTTGGGGGGCAGAGGGGGGGTTTattaacagagaaataaagtTGATTTGTGGAGAGAgacgacctttgacctttaacgCAGAACAACACTTCAATGAGTTCaagagcaaaacacacacacacagaaccagCTGATCAGTTgaatcagtgtttctttttaaagtaaCCAGTTACTTCACTGCAGTAAAAATACTCCAGGATGAGTTCAGGTTTCACTATTTCAGCTTTCttctataaaatataataatattggATCAATACTCAGATTAAACTAATCAATCTCACTTTATTAGAGACGCCTGCGAAGTCTGATCCAGCAGCTCAGATCTACCTGTGACTTTTCCAAACATGAAGGGTCAGAATATTAGGAACACGTCCTCAACACCTACAGACGTCCTGCAGATACAGACACTGATACAGGAGCAGGTGTAGTGGACTGTACAGGTGGagtacaggtgttcctaataaagtgatCACAATGtgtttccatttaaaaaaaaacaaactacaaatatttttattctgtttgttgaaataaaataactgtTAATACAGCGGAGCATCaggatgtgtgttttgtgttgtgtgtgtgtgttgggttgtgttgtgttgttgtgtatcAGACTGTGACAGACGGACTCTCAGTCTGGATAAAGTCCTCATTGTGAAGTGGGACTCTTCACATGCTAATCCATTATTCTAATGAAGCTCTGAGtctgggaaacacacacacacacacacacacacacacacacacacacacacacacacagagcctggttgacctctgacctctgagaggaggaggtgtcaGAGGCTGCAGGTCTCAGATtaaaccccccctccccccacacacacatcactccCTCCAGCAGTCTGCTGTGATGGAGgttagaggtcagaggtcagagattCTCAGGTTCAGTCTCTGCTGAtctgtctgagctgaaacatcaacacaacGTTTTAGAAACGTTTAGAAACCTTCTCTGAAGGTTTATAGAGGTTGTTAATGTTTCTCTGCTTCCTTCATGTTCTTCATGTTCCTCatgttcctctctgtgtgtgaacatgttcAGAGGTACTGAATCTTGTTAAATATCTGTTTCTAAATGTTTGTCGTCTCTGAAGTTTCTCaatcttaaatatttaaaaatgataaaaacatcagtgaagaTCCAGAGAGACTGTGAAGGTTCCTGATCTTTATATTCTAACcatacagcaacaacaacaaggataataataatactaataatactactactactactactaataataataataataataataataatgatgataataataataatatcttgGTTGTTGTCGTCAGTCGtcatgtttctctgcagctggagtctattttttcttctttgtgtctttgttctgaCTGAAGcccccccacaccaccacaccaccacacacaaatctgatttACAGAGCaggccagaggtcagaggtcagaggtcgggggtcaggggtcagacagcagcagactgagctGAACTTGACATTCAAgaacaaactcacacacactctgcctgtCTGACAGACGACACTCGATGATGTGTTTACACACTCGAGTTCAAGTTCAACTGCAAACAGACGAGTCTGAGACTGAGACCTGAACAGAGACCTGATCaataaatcagcagctgatcGATTTAAACTGGTTTCTGCTGAACTCAGACCCAGAACCTTCAAAACCTTCAGATTCACTGTGGAACATTTATAGACCGTCACTGATGTTCAGGAACGtttgataaatatttcagattcACAACATGCAAGAACcttcagacacaacaacaaacatgtaGGAACAATTAAACAtcggccatgtttgtttcctctgatgtggagctgcagagtccagattctggttgttggtggtgaatctaTTAGGTTGTGATGTGTTggacatcacacactataagaacacaACTGTGACAATCTGATGTGATCTGTCCTCATGTGTGTATCTCTCATGTTTTCTACATCAGtctggattttaaaaatctgttagtgtgaGTCAGGATTTAAAGACTGAGTCAGACAGCTGCTGAAAACATCTGGATCTGTTCAGATCCACATCAAACCTGCAGGACCAGAGACGACCGAAGGTCTGTGTTGTTGTCTCACCTTGAACCACGAGTCGTCCGAGTGCCGTCCTCCTGGACCTGCTGCCCGGTCTGTTCGCTGAACAAACATAAACTCCTGAGTGCTGCAGAGTCGCATCAGAGATCATCAGGTTCCCTGTTCCCAGGACCTGGATCCCCTCCACCCCAATGGACCGCCCGTCTgagggacagagacacagagacaggtgatCAGGTGATCAGGCTGGTTCAAtaacagacagtgaaggtgTTGTTATGGAGGTTTGTGGTGGAGCTGTTACCTAGGCGACTCCAGGACACGATGGGGCGGGGGTTTCCTGTGGCGATGCACTCCAAGATGGCGGTCTGGTGGACGTTGATGGTGAGGTTCTGAGGACCGGACAGGATGACGGGCTCCTTGTAGATCCTGGATCCTGCAACTGGACCCATAGAGACCAGAACAGATCAACAACACAGGGACTCAGAGACCTCATCAAACCTGAACCTCTGAGGGTCGGTCTTTGTCTGGTCTTACCGGTGACGGACAACTGGGCCTCATGGCTGTATCGTGTGTTTGCGATATTTGAGGCGACGCAGCGAAACAAACCGCTGTCTGTTCTGCGAACACCGGTGATCTGCAGGATGCCGTTAGGAAGCAGAGTGTACCTGAACGACACGAAACACTCGTTAAAAACACTCGTTAAGGACATGTCTTCAGTACAGTTTGGTAAAAACACTTCTCTTGGTCCTCATCAGTGTTCAGTCATCATTACATGACCTCAGTGTGGATGTGACCACCTGTAATCATGTGACTGAAGTTCTACATTTAGGTCATGTGatccatctccatgacaactgagcaaactccatccactgatgaagaccatgacaTTTGGTTGAAACTCCAGTTTATAACTTGAcattaatgtgactgtgtgagtgttaaAAACACACCTGGGGTCCTCTGTGCTCAGTGGCTGTCGGTCTCTCTGCCAGGTGATGTTGGCCTCTGGGATTCCATTTACCTGACAGGTGAGTCTGGCCACGCCCCCTTCGTCCACGGCAACAGACTCTGGGTGAGACAGGAACTTGGGGAGggctgaggggggaggggggaggaggagagagtggtAAATACATGATGCTGAATGTTGTGTTTATCTTTGTGTGATAATGCTGTGGTGTACCAGACCCCCCGACCCCCGCTCACTCACAGGCCAGCTGGACTCGGGCCTTGCGGCTGATCAACATCCCGTAGTGGTTCTGTGCGGCGCAGTCGTACTCTCCGGCATCCGTCTCGTTGCTCTCTCGTCTCTTGGAGAAGTTCCTGATGAGCAGCGTCCCGTTACCGAGCACTGCCGCCCTGACGCCAGTCTCCACGGTAACACCATTCCGCCTCCAGGTGATGGAGATAGGCCCCTCCCCCTCTACCTGACAGTCCAGCAGCAGGGGGCGGTCCCTCACTGCGATGACATCAGCGGGTTCTTTGAGGAAGGCCAGCTCTGAGGCTCCGCCCacacctgagaggaggagaccgGTGAGAGGAGGAGCTTCAGTGTCTGAGGTCATCAATTAATACCTCATCAATAATCATCTGGTCTGATTGATCTGTGACaggttgtgttttctctgtcagagaCTCTGAGGACCAGAACAGACCAGGTCCAGGTCTCCAGGTCTGGAAGGTCTCTAAACCTGATGAAGCCTTTCAAATgagaaacatcttcaagaaactAAAAGTTTCCTTCAACTTTAGCACAAGACTGATTTTCTATATGTGATCAAACCTAAATATggttgttattatcattatcgtTGTTGTTTTAATAGTGACACACTCAAAGTGTTGTGGAAACGTGacaaaattgaattgaattgtcaAACATCTAAACATTAATATGAGTTCTTATTAGTTAATAAACTGATCAATAACATCAGTAGACTTTGATTTATCTGAATTCGATCGCAGTTAAAATAACTGGTTTATTTACAGACTCATTTAATTCGGTCatgatttattttataatttgtcTAATGAACCGAAACATGAAGATTAACTGATCAATAACTGTATCAACAGTCTGAACCATAACCACTGACATTGATCTGAGGTTTTTCTGCATCAGTTAATcatggcagaaaaaaatatggTTTAATTAGAAAATAACCAACTGAGTTAGCAATGTTAGCATGGTTAGCAATGTTAGCATGGTTAGCCTCTGAGAGCTGTTGTTacacaaatgacagaaatgtggaaacaggaaatactCACTGAGTCAGAGGATGAATGATgaaggtggtgatggtgatgatggtgatgatgatgatgatgatgatgatgatgatgatgaaggatCATTTCACTGTTGATTAGAAAGCaaaaaagttcagttcagtcacaGCTGAAGGTCCGTTTGATCCCCAAGGACTGACTCTAGTCCTGGATCAGGATCCCAGTCTGACTGAGACCACAAAGAGGAGGGACAGCAAAGCACCATGGGAGACAGAATCATCTGAGCTGAGCAgatttcacttcctgtttcctttaAAGGTTTAAACTGAGTCTGATCTCAgggtgaagctgctgctgactggCAGCTCTGACCTCCACCCAAACACTCAGACTGGAGGAGTCTGCAAACAGATGGgtgaaggggtgggggggtcaggttcaggtgacctctgacctctgagggTGAAACCTGTTGTCTCCACAGACCTGACAGGATCATTTCTCTCagtaatgaaaacatatttaaaatataaataaaatcaacgTCACGTCTAAAAACTGAGCCACGATTCCCTCTGTCGTCAGATCGATGGTTTAACTCTGCAGAACAAAGGAACAGTTTGAATCCAACTACAGAACCTGAACCTTTAAGAACCTGGACCTTTATGAACC
The window above is part of the Lates calcarifer isolate ASB-BC8 linkage group LG15, TLL_Latcal_v3, whole genome shotgun sequence genome. Proteins encoded here:
- the LOC108884710 gene encoding immunoglobulin superfamily DCC subclass member 3, which codes for MLISRKARVQLASLPKFLSHPESVAVDEGGVARLTCQVNGIPEANITWQRDRQPLSTEDPRYTLLPNGILQITGVRRTDSGLFRCVASNIANTRYSHEAQLSVTVAGSRIYKEPVILSGPQNLTINVHQTAILECIATGNPRPIVSWSRLDGRSIGVEGIQVLGTGNLMISDATLQHSGVYVCSANRPGSRSRRTALGRLVVQAPPEFVQWPQSVSRPAGGSAVFSCTASGVPDPHLIWLKNGKLLTPSGNVKLTNGNTTLAITRITPEDEAIYQCIAENSAGTNQASARLAISQGPELPEAPAGLQATALSSNSLQLTWDQPTERVSQQIIGYVLHIRRLGEPDSAELQEAVSKTTFRHEFNNLEAAITYSIYLKAYSALGGSQQSNTITATTLGGVPSSPSFFTKVLNQTAMQVYWELPSKPGRLEGFRLEYRGVSNPDVHGQETFPGHINTHTISHLEPAAVYEIQLVAFNGNGDSPSNRRLVSLAEGGNTAPGPSCNCDQSNGSTSTLLIGVHSGLACILCCLLFILLGYRRSLICRKAASWEAPPTLNGVRGPKGLTPESIELSQRCDSTPPPVMVMVEPSPPIQPGTGTG